A window of Nocardia arthritidis genomic DNA:
CCTGCCGGAGCCGGTGCTGGCGAAAATGCGGTTGGTGCATGAACTGTGTGCGGCCGCGGCGGCGCGTTGAATCAGCTGATTCCGTTCACCGCGTAGGGTTCGCCGATTCCGTTGGTCACCCATTGGTTTTGCGCCAGCGTTTCCAGCACGCAGACCACCAATAGCTTCCGGCTGCGGTGGCTGACCGTATGTTCCTGTTCGGCAATGATTTCCTGCCCGCGCGCGCCACCGTTGAGCACCTTCTTCGGCGTCGGTTCGGAAAGCAGCCAGAACAGTTCCGGTCCGACCAGGATGGATTGGCCGCCGGTCTCGTGGAACCAGCGCGCGGAGTATTCGATCAACAGATCGGTGAATGTCTCACCGCTGTCGGCGGCATCGATGAGTTTGTTCAGCGCCGCCGGTTTGTCGACGCTGCTCTGGATCACCGACGCCAGCCGCAATGCGACCTCGCGGAATTGCTCGACACCAAGGTCCTGCCAGACAGTAAGCCCCATAGGTCTGCTCCATCGATGAATTATTCTTCCGGACAGAAGTTTCCGGCGGCTCAGCTATTTCCCGCCGTGCTGACGAGGGTGCGGTGCTCGACCGATTCGGACTGGTCGAGCCGCACCGTCGGCCGCGGCGTCAGGGTGGTCAACCCGGCGCGCGCGGCGACCTCTAGTGCGTCGATGCGTGGCATGAGCTGTTCGGCCGTCTCGATGACGGGTTCGGGTTCGTCGACGGCCTGCGGTGCGCCTTTGCTGTCGCGGCCGCGTGACCACAGCATCAGGGTTAGGTGTACCGCGAAAAGCAGCGTCATCGGCATGCCCGCGTATATGCCGAGCGATACCAGGCCGCCGCCGATCTCCCGCGCGTATTCGATATTCCCGCCGACCGAAACCAGCGTCGAAAGGACGAATAACCCGGTGGCGTACCACCACCCGACGCTGCCTTTCTTGAACGAGGCGGTGGCGATGATGGAGCCCACCACCAAACCGTCGATGGCGATCGGCACATTCGAGGCGAGATGCGGTGCGACGAGGTTGCGCACCGCAAGATCGTGCAATGCGGCGAAAGACATCTCGAATGCTTTCAACGCCACCGCGGCG
This region includes:
- a CDS encoding DUF2637 domain-containing protein, coding for MTTIGSGELFELRSRRWPDWRALLKPRPLHASLIVSAAVALKAFEMSFAALHDLAVRNLVAPHLASNVPIAIDGLVVGSIIATASFKKGSVGWWYATGLFVLSTLVSVGGNIEYAREIGGGLVSLGIYAGMPMTLLFAVHLTLMLWSRGRDSKGAPQAVDEPEPVIETAEQLMPRIDALEVAARAGLTTLTPRPTVRLDQSESVEHRTLVSTAGNS